One Mycobacterium sp. SMC-4 DNA window includes the following coding sequences:
- a CDS encoding iron ABC transporter permease — MLAVLTLGLVSLVIAVGIGSVRIPADTVVEVVRAKVFGPADSAVAPHVTQIIWDLRLPRVILAALVGAGLSLVGVAVQALVRNPIADPYVLGVSSGASIGAAAVIVYGSALGLGMLGLSGAAFLTATVSMALVYLVARRGRAGLDPLRLVLTGVVAGYVLSALTSYLVFLGDPRGAQQVLFWLLGSFERARWSTLALPALVLGVVLAWLLIRARAMDALLAGDEAAVTLGVPVVRVRLELFVATAALTAVMVAVSGAVGFVGLVVPHIVRVLVGALHRRLLVGSALFGAAFMVWVDLAARTVASPQEIPVGILTALVGGPLFLYLMSRRDRQLDGAR; from the coding sequence ATGCTTGCTGTCCTCACTCTGGGTCTCGTCTCGCTGGTCATCGCCGTCGGGATTGGCTCGGTACGGATTCCAGCAGACACCGTGGTGGAGGTGGTCCGAGCCAAAGTGTTCGGTCCGGCGGACTCAGCGGTGGCTCCGCATGTCACACAGATCATCTGGGACCTTCGGCTCCCGCGCGTCATTCTGGCCGCGCTGGTGGGCGCGGGGCTGAGCCTGGTCGGCGTGGCCGTACAAGCCTTGGTGCGCAACCCCATTGCCGATCCGTACGTACTCGGGGTGTCCTCAGGCGCCTCCATCGGTGCAGCCGCGGTCATCGTCTATGGGAGCGCACTCGGGCTAGGCATGTTGGGCCTGAGCGGTGCGGCATTTCTCACCGCCACTGTGTCGATGGCGTTGGTGTACCTGGTCGCTCGCCGGGGTCGGGCCGGGCTGGATCCGTTGCGGTTGGTGCTCACCGGGGTGGTCGCGGGTTATGTCCTGTCGGCACTGACCAGCTACCTCGTTTTCCTCGGCGACCCTCGGGGTGCCCAACAGGTGCTGTTCTGGCTGCTCGGCAGTTTCGAACGCGCACGCTGGTCGACACTTGCCCTTCCGGCGCTCGTCTTGGGGGTGGTGCTGGCGTGGCTCCTCATTCGGGCGCGGGCGATGGACGCTCTACTGGCCGGAGACGAGGCTGCCGTGACACTCGGTGTGCCGGTGGTCAGGGTGCGACTGGAGCTGTTCGTGGCCACCGCGGCGCTGACGGCGGTGATGGTCGCCGTCTCCGGAGCCGTCGGCTTCGTCGGCCTGGTCGTCCCACACATCGTGCGCGTTCTGGTCGGCGCACTGCACCGCCGGCTGTTGGTCGGTAGCGCGCTGTTCGGTGCGGCATTCATGGTGTGGGTCGACCTGGCGGCGCGTACGGTGGCCAGTCCGCAGGAGATCCCAGTGGGCATCCTGACCGCTCTTGTCGGCGGACCGTTGTTTCTGTACCTGATGTCTCGGCGGGACCGCCAACTGGACGGTGCGCGATGA
- a CDS encoding sucrase ferredoxin, with protein sequence MYGTASAGHTWLLLELEGGWGPSAFLQSPSVIDPQLGRAVVRRAEAAKLRIAAIRRHGRRSATPRWRWYVAHADPGVESLWHGEVGDPREYLEVPLDGSGGEPVSGPLVAVCAHGKHDQCCAVRGRAAVSAIAAAYPENTWECSHLGGDRFAATMLILPEGLCYGRVDSTDAAGLVTRYLDGRLDTRFLRGRTSLPHAVQAAQHFARLELGDDRIHAFAPLDVESEQELTRVVLQYDVGSVQITLRNKMSEPLLSQCSATVAGPVRTFEPVSLVHG encoded by the coding sequence ATGTATGGCACCGCCTCGGCAGGTCACACGTGGCTGCTGCTCGAGCTTGAGGGCGGCTGGGGGCCGTCGGCATTTCTGCAGTCGCCCAGTGTCATCGACCCGCAGCTGGGTCGTGCCGTCGTGCGCCGCGCAGAGGCCGCCAAGCTGCGCATTGCGGCCATCCGCCGGCACGGCCGTCGCTCGGCAACGCCGCGCTGGCGTTGGTATGTCGCGCACGCCGACCCAGGCGTCGAGTCGCTGTGGCACGGTGAGGTCGGTGATCCCCGTGAGTACCTCGAGGTGCCTCTGGACGGCTCCGGCGGTGAGCCGGTCAGCGGTCCGCTGGTGGCTGTCTGTGCGCACGGCAAGCACGATCAATGCTGCGCGGTGCGCGGTCGCGCCGCAGTGTCCGCGATCGCCGCGGCGTATCCCGAAAACACCTGGGAATGTTCACATTTAGGGGGCGACAGGTTCGCCGCCACCATGCTGATCTTGCCGGAGGGTTTGTGTTACGGCCGGGTGGACTCGACGGATGCGGCGGGTCTGGTCACCCGCTATCTCGATGGACGGCTGGACACCCGGTTCCTGCGGGGCCGCACCTCGCTTCCGCACGCCGTCCAGGCCGCGCAGCACTTCGCGCGTCTGGAGCTCGGCGACGACCGCATCCACGCGTTCGCGCCGCTCGACGTCGAGTCGGAGCAGGAGCTGACGCGCGTGGTCCTGCAGTACGACGTCGGTTCCGTGCAAATCACGCTGCGCAACAAGATGTCTGAGCCGCTCTTGTCACAATGCAGCGCGACTGTGGCCGGCCCGGTGCGCACCTTCGAACCGGTGTCTTTGGTCCACGGGTAG
- a CDS encoding cupin domain-containing protein, with translation MLSRCIGTDPQEFSRNHWGRYPLLSPARELPRNFTDLLSSAAVDELLAERGVRAPFIRLAKDGSVLARDCYLGPAGFGAEVTDQVDPAGVLQQFAAGASIVLQGLHRLWPPVIDFVRAMVDDLGHPVQANAYITPPSSRGFEAHYDVHDVFVLQTTGHKHWTVHAPVHADPLPSQPWTEHRGAIARRVADDEPVIDTVLAPGDALYLPRGWIHSARAQDTVSIHLTVGVSATTRLDVVRALVDQLADHEEFRSSLPMALDATNRDEMVATATKILAELTATLRDSTTELSEGVATRLTQQYAERTRPVAVRPLAVFDAAEHSATVAVRWRGGLVATIGRHHGRVRLCLPDRTIDFPDVCADALAALHRGSVMRADSLPGLDAADGAVVLSRLLREAVVVPVDHP, from the coding sequence ATGCTGAGTCGCTGCATCGGTACCGACCCCCAGGAGTTCTCCCGGAATCACTGGGGGCGGTATCCGTTGCTCAGTCCTGCCCGGGAATTGCCGCGGAACTTCACCGATCTGCTGTCCAGTGCGGCCGTCGACGAGTTGCTCGCCGAGCGAGGGGTTCGCGCGCCGTTCATCCGGCTGGCCAAGGATGGCAGCGTGCTGGCGCGGGACTGCTATCTCGGCCCCGCGGGTTTCGGTGCCGAGGTCACCGACCAGGTAGACCCGGCCGGAGTCCTGCAGCAGTTCGCGGCAGGCGCGTCGATCGTGCTGCAGGGCCTACATCGACTGTGGCCGCCGGTGATCGACTTCGTCCGCGCGATGGTCGACGACCTCGGCCATCCGGTGCAGGCCAATGCCTACATCACACCGCCGTCCAGCCGCGGCTTCGAGGCGCACTACGACGTGCACGACGTGTTCGTCCTGCAGACCACCGGGCACAAGCACTGGACCGTTCATGCACCGGTGCACGCCGATCCGTTGCCGTCCCAGCCGTGGACCGAGCATCGAGGCGCGATCGCCCGCCGCGTCGCCGACGACGAGCCGGTCATCGACACCGTGCTCGCTCCCGGCGATGCGCTGTACCTCCCGCGCGGCTGGATCCACTCGGCGCGGGCCCAGGACACCGTGTCGATTCACCTGACCGTCGGGGTGTCGGCGACCACCCGGCTGGATGTGGTGCGCGCGCTCGTCGACCAACTGGCAGACCACGAAGAGTTCCGCAGCTCCCTGCCGATGGCCCTCGATGCGACCAACCGTGACGAAATGGTCGCCACAGCAACAAAAATCCTGGCTGAACTGACAGCGACGCTGCGGGACAGCACCACCGAGCTGAGCGAGGGAGTGGCCACGCGACTGACACAGCAGTACGCGGAGCGGACCCGTCCGGTGGCGGTGCGGCCGCTGGCCGTCTTCGACGCGGCCGAACATTCCGCCACCGTTGCGGTGCGCTGGCGTGGCGGCCTGGTTGCCACTATTGGCCGACATCACGGCCGGGTGCGGCTGTGCCTGCCGGACCGCACCATCGATTTCCCCGACGTGTGCGCCGACGCGTTGGCTGCGCTGCACCGCGGCTCCGTGATGCGCGCCGACTCGCTGCCCGGACTGGATGCCGCCGACGGCGCGGTGGTGCTGAGCCGCCTGCTGCGTGAGGCGGTCGTCGTGCCGGTGGATCACCCGTGA
- a CDS encoding adenylate/guanylate cyclase domain-containing protein encodes MTVALWIVVALQTAALTTLGVVLIVSRRQLAGARRALARRTRVDDRPHRPRRPVGVGPLAVRAVANTVQTADAIIRKGIGGQVRSSIEDLAGWARVERPDLAKITASGSVVLVFSDIEGSTERNEAMGDRAWVRLLERHNALVEGRVRAHRGYVVKNQGDGFMIAFAEPADALRCCVEIQHALSGDSERWDGIRVRIGAHVGTSVRRGEDLFGIDVAMAARIADLADGGQIMVSEALRACLDGADDLRFGEPQKVEFKGIRDAQTVYPVQR; translated from the coding sequence GTGACCGTAGCTTTGTGGATCGTCGTCGCGTTGCAGACGGCCGCGCTGACCACGCTGGGCGTCGTGCTGATCGTGTCGCGGCGGCAGCTGGCCGGGGCTCGCCGAGCCCTGGCCCGCCGCACCCGGGTCGATGACAGGCCGCACCGACCACGCAGGCCGGTCGGAGTGGGTCCGCTGGCCGTCCGGGCGGTTGCCAACACCGTCCAGACTGCCGACGCCATCATCCGCAAGGGGATCGGTGGGCAGGTGCGCAGCTCGATCGAGGATCTGGCCGGCTGGGCGCGCGTCGAGCGTCCCGATCTGGCGAAGATCACCGCATCGGGGTCGGTGGTGCTGGTGTTCTCCGACATCGAGGGCTCCACCGAGCGCAATGAGGCGATGGGCGACCGTGCCTGGGTCCGGCTTCTCGAGAGGCACAACGCTCTGGTCGAGGGCCGGGTCCGGGCGCACCGCGGCTATGTCGTCAAGAATCAGGGCGACGGCTTCATGATCGCGTTCGCCGAGCCCGCCGACGCGCTGCGGTGCTGCGTCGAGATCCAGCACGCGCTGTCGGGTGACAGCGAGCGCTGGGATGGCATCCGGGTGCGGATAGGGGCACACGTCGGCACCTCGGTGCGGCGCGGGGAGGATCTGTTCGGTATCGACGTGGCGATGGCCGCGCGCATCGCCGACCTTGCCGACGGCGGCCAAATCATGGTCAGCGAAGCGTTGCGGGCCTGTCTCGACGGTGCCGACGACCTGAGATTCGGGGAGCCTCAAAAGGTCGAATTCAAAGGCATCCGCGATGCGCAGACCGTCTATCCGGTGCAGCGATGA
- a CDS encoding flavin reductase family protein gives MAASGTDPFEALVSLLDYPMFVVTTRAGDDRAGCLVGFGSQTSINPSRFLIGLSKKNQTFRIAQDATHLAVHVFSREHLDVARLFGSETGDETDKFARTAWHDGPAGVPVLDAAGAWFVGEIRDRFDVGDHVAHVLEPVAGQAPGDFTDWVTFADVRDLNPGHEA, from the coding sequence GTGGCCGCCTCTGGTACCGACCCCTTCGAAGCTTTGGTCTCACTGCTGGATTATCCGATGTTCGTGGTCACCACGCGGGCGGGTGACGATCGGGCGGGCTGCCTGGTGGGATTCGGCAGCCAAACCAGCATCAACCCGTCGCGTTTTCTCATCGGGTTGTCCAAGAAGAACCAGACCTTCCGGATCGCGCAGGACGCGACACACCTCGCGGTGCATGTGTTCTCCCGCGAACATCTCGATGTGGCCCGGCTCTTCGGCAGCGAAACCGGCGACGAGACAGACAAGTTCGCCCGCACGGCCTGGCATGACGGGCCTGCCGGAGTCCCAGTTCTCGACGCCGCGGGAGCCTGGTTCGTCGGCGAGATCCGGGACCGCTTCGACGTCGGCGACCACGTCGCCCACGTCCTGGAACCGGTGGCAGGCCAGGCGCCCGGTGACTTCACCGACTGGGTCACCTTCGCCGACGTTCGGGACCTGAACCCCGGACACGAGGCATGA
- a CDS encoding pyrimidine reductase family protein codes for MSVPRLGSVADLTELIGFYSTPPSGVRANMIFSADGAAAFAGRAGPLSDPLDQSLLRALRGFADVILVGAGTARAERYGPVRLHAVAGPVPPLAVVSRTGELPESMFADPTQRHILVTTERSAQEHNLAPDDRRDVLIAGTDTVDVTSLITQFGQRGLNRILCEGGPTLLDVLTGADLVDELCVTVSPTLAGVQDVGTGSAALQAPRTMALDHVLTHADYLYLKYSRRSPVVR; via the coding sequence ATGAGCGTGCCGCGTCTGGGCAGCGTCGCCGATCTGACCGAGTTGATCGGTTTCTATTCGACGCCTCCGTCGGGAGTGCGTGCCAACATGATCTTTTCGGCCGACGGTGCCGCCGCGTTCGCCGGGCGCGCCGGACCACTCTCCGATCCGCTCGACCAGTCGCTGTTACGCGCGCTGCGGGGTTTCGCCGACGTCATTCTGGTCGGCGCCGGCACCGCGCGCGCCGAGCGGTACGGACCGGTGCGCCTACATGCGGTCGCGGGTCCCGTACCGCCGCTGGCTGTCGTCAGCAGGACAGGTGAGCTTCCGGAGTCGATGTTCGCCGATCCGACGCAGCGCCACATCCTCGTCACCACCGAGCGATCCGCGCAGGAGCACAACCTCGCCCCGGACGACCGCCGCGACGTCCTGATCGCCGGTACCGACACCGTCGACGTCACCAGCCTCATCACCCAGTTCGGTCAGCGTGGTCTGAACCGCATCCTGTGTGAGGGCGGTCCGACCCTGCTGGACGTGTTGACCGGTGCCGATCTCGTCGATGAATTGTGCGTGACTGTGTCGCCGACGCTGGCCGGGGTTCAGGACGTCGGGACCGGTAGCGCCGCGCTGCAGGCTCCGCGAACGATGGCGCTGGACCACGTGTTGACCCATGCCGACTACCTCTACCTCAAATACTCGCGCCGGTCACCGGTTGTGCGGTGA
- a CDS encoding TIGR03854 family LLM class F420-dependent oxidoreductase: protein MKVRFGVSLDLGAPPSELAGTVDRIEAAGIDSLWFSELVYSPAVDPFVGMTFALARTTQLKVGTSVAVLPGRHPVLVAKQLASLAALAPRRVLPVFGLRPAVPAERDLFPVPDGRRAAVFDESLRLLRTVLSDGGVSFTGEFYSVRDVEILPKTTKPLEIWLGGSSSAGYRRIGQFADGWLGSFLTPREAGSAVDAIRASARAAQRTVPDDHYGINLAVGDGALPAQVLQTIRRRRPDIDPSELVATDWAQLHRQIDAYLEAGLTKFVIRPATGADSDTFLDEFVREMLPRQN, encoded by the coding sequence ATGAAGGTTCGCTTCGGAGTCAGCCTGGATCTGGGGGCTCCGCCCAGTGAGTTGGCGGGCACGGTGGACCGCATCGAGGCCGCCGGGATCGACTCGCTCTGGTTCTCGGAACTGGTGTATTCCCCAGCGGTGGATCCGTTCGTCGGGATGACGTTCGCGCTGGCGCGCACCACGCAGTTGAAGGTCGGGACATCGGTGGCAGTGCTACCCGGCCGGCACCCGGTCCTGGTCGCCAAACAGCTGGCGTCGCTGGCCGCACTGGCACCGCGACGGGTGCTGCCGGTCTTCGGCCTTCGGCCTGCCGTGCCCGCGGAGCGCGACCTGTTTCCGGTGCCCGACGGTCGGCGCGCCGCGGTGTTCGACGAGTCGCTGCGATTGTTGCGGACGGTCCTGTCCGACGGGGGTGTCAGCTTCACCGGCGAGTTCTACTCGGTGCGCGATGTCGAGATCTTGCCCAAAACCACCAAGCCACTGGAAATCTGGCTCGGGGGCTCATCGTCAGCGGGATACCGCCGCATCGGACAATTCGCCGACGGGTGGCTCGGCAGCTTCCTCACACCCCGCGAGGCCGGATCAGCCGTCGACGCCATCCGCGCTTCAGCACGGGCGGCGCAACGCACCGTCCCGGATGACCATTACGGCATCAATCTGGCTGTCGGGGACGGTGCATTGCCCGCCCAGGTCCTGCAGACGATCCGCCGGCGGCGCCCCGACATCGACCCGTCCGAGCTCGTCGCGACCGACTGGGCGCAGCTGCACCGGCAGATCGATGCGTACCTGGAGGCCGGGTTGACGAAGTTCGTGATCAGGCCGGCGACCGGGGCCGATTCCGACACCTTCCTCGACGAGTTCGTCCGCGAGATGCTGCCACGGCAGAACTGA
- a CDS encoding thiol-disulfide oxidoreductase DCC family protein, translating to MSQPSSADPVLLYDGVCGVCNGAVRAILRFDRRETLRFAALDSDFARDVIARHPQLREVDSVVYVRNAGRTDEQVDIQSAALLQVANYLGGYWRLLSVTRVIPAVLRDWLYRRFASIRYRIGGQYETCPIPSPEVRSRFLDAAYG from the coding sequence ATGAGCCAACCATCGTCGGCCGATCCCGTGCTGCTGTACGACGGCGTCTGCGGCGTGTGCAACGGCGCGGTGCGCGCCATCCTGCGGTTCGACCGTCGCGAAACGCTGCGCTTCGCCGCCCTCGACAGTGACTTCGCCCGCGACGTCATCGCCCGTCACCCGCAGTTGCGGGAGGTGGACTCCGTTGTCTATGTCCGCAACGCGGGACGGACCGACGAGCAGGTCGACATCCAGTCGGCGGCGCTGCTGCAGGTGGCCAACTATCTCGGCGGTTACTGGCGGCTCCTGTCGGTGACACGGGTGATCCCCGCAGTGCTCCGCGACTGGCTGTACCGCAGGTTCGCGTCGATCCGGTACCGCATCGGCGGACAGTACGAGACGTGTCCGATCCCGTCGCCCGAGGTGCGCAGTCGATTCCTCGACGCGGCCTACGGATAG
- a CDS encoding TetR/AcrR family transcriptional regulator, giving the protein MARRNDTMAAVSSLDVRRAHRERRDPALSILDIASQLLAEGSYAGVTLSAVAARCGTSVATLLPQYPTKDVLIASIYLRRLQALPLEIDAAAAVVDRLIEQVHVVANLFADNPHLGVACNIALMRNDDPAIVPVREAVSTEIRRRIAAALGSGAWPEIHNTVETIVCGALLQVGAGLLGYRQMVEHVEMMLRLLLPDA; this is encoded by the coding sequence GTGGCGCGCAGAAACGACACGATGGCCGCGGTCTCGTCGCTGGACGTGCGGCGGGCACACCGCGAGCGGCGCGACCCGGCTCTTTCGATTCTCGATATCGCCAGCCAGCTCCTCGCCGAGGGCTCCTACGCCGGAGTCACCCTGTCGGCTGTCGCTGCTCGTTGCGGAACCTCAGTGGCCACGCTGCTGCCGCAGTACCCCACCAAAGACGTCCTGATCGCGAGCATCTACCTGCGCCGGCTCCAGGCGCTTCCGCTGGAGATCGACGCCGCGGCAGCGGTCGTGGACCGGCTCATCGAACAGGTGCACGTGGTGGCCAACCTTTTCGCCGACAACCCGCACCTCGGCGTCGCCTGCAACATCGCTTTGATGCGCAATGACGACCCCGCGATCGTGCCGGTTCGAGAGGCGGTGTCGACCGAGATCCGCCGCCGAATCGCTGCTGCGCTGGGTTCGGGCGCGTGGCCGGAGATTCACAACACCGTCGAGACCATCGTCTGCGGGGCGTTGCTGCAGGTCGGAGCAGGCCTGCTGGGCTACCGGCAGATGGTCGAGCACGTCGAAATGATGTTGCGCTTGTTGCTGCCCGACGCCTGA
- a CDS encoding heavy metal translocating P-type ATPase, with amino-acid sequence MADLHGHQAKEGASTGHGGHGSTGHGGHGSIGHGGHGSTGHGGHVAQFQKLFWINLVIAVPVIAFSPMFAMLVGYQILDIPGGQWVAPILGTAMYVVGGRPFLTGAVSEIRSRTPGMMLLIGLAITVAFLASWGASLGVLHHELEFWWELALLIVIMLLGHWVEMRSLAQTTSALDSLAALLPDEAEKVDGDQTVVVSPADLRVGDVVVVRPGGSVPADGRIVDGRADMDESMVTGESRPVARGVGDSVTAGTVATDSGLRVEITATGEDTALAGIQRLVAEAQNSSSRAQRLADRAAGWLFWFALATAAATAVVWAAVGDPDASVVRAITVLVIACPHALGLAIPLVVSIATERAARGGVLIKDRLALESMRTVDAVLFDKTGTLTRGEPTVTGVEPVDELDSDAVLALAAAAETDSEHPLARAIVRAADERGVSVPRATGFTSSPAVGVTATVDGHEIRVGGPRLLKDVGAHEVDAAARWRDDGAIVLHVVRDGVVIGGLRLADEVRPESRDAVDALHELGIEVVMITGDAEAVAHAVGDELGIDRVFAGVRPEDKASKVAALQQEGKKVAMVGDGVNDAPALAQADVGIAIGAGTDVAIASAGVILASSDPRSVLSVIELSRAGYRKMKQNLWWGAGYNLLAVPLAAGVLAPVGFVLPMSVGAILMSLSTIVVALNAQLLRRLDLSPESSAHTVVHR; translated from the coding sequence ATGGCAGATCTTCACGGTCACCAAGCAAAGGAAGGCGCGTCGACTGGCCACGGGGGCCATGGTTCGACTGGCCACGGGGGCCATGGTTCGATTGGCCACGGGGGCCATGGTTCGACTGGCCACGGGGGCCATGTCGCTCAGTTCCAGAAACTCTTCTGGATCAACCTGGTCATCGCCGTGCCGGTCATCGCGTTCTCACCGATGTTCGCCATGCTGGTCGGCTACCAGATCCTCGACATACCGGGCGGGCAATGGGTCGCTCCCATTCTCGGGACCGCGATGTACGTCGTCGGTGGCCGCCCGTTCCTGACCGGCGCAGTCAGCGAAATCCGTTCGCGTACACCGGGAATGATGCTCCTGATTGGGCTGGCGATTACGGTGGCATTCCTTGCATCATGGGGTGCGAGCCTGGGCGTGCTGCACCACGAGCTTGAATTCTGGTGGGAGCTGGCGCTGCTCATCGTGATCATGCTGCTCGGGCACTGGGTTGAGATGCGCTCGCTGGCCCAGACGACCTCAGCATTGGATTCCCTGGCCGCGCTGCTGCCCGACGAGGCGGAGAAGGTCGACGGCGATCAGACCGTCGTCGTCTCGCCCGCCGATCTTCGTGTCGGCGATGTCGTTGTGGTCCGACCTGGCGGCAGTGTGCCCGCCGACGGCCGGATCGTCGACGGTCGGGCCGACATGGACGAGTCGATGGTCACCGGTGAATCGCGTCCGGTCGCTCGCGGCGTCGGTGACTCGGTCACGGCCGGAACCGTGGCCACCGACTCCGGTCTGCGCGTCGAGATCACCGCGACCGGCGAGGACACCGCGCTGGCCGGCATCCAGCGCCTGGTCGCCGAGGCGCAGAACTCGTCATCGCGTGCCCAGCGCCTGGCCGACCGCGCCGCCGGCTGGCTGTTCTGGTTCGCCCTGGCGACCGCGGCCGCCACCGCCGTGGTGTGGGCCGCCGTCGGCGACCCCGATGCGTCGGTTGTGCGGGCCATCACCGTGCTGGTCATCGCCTGCCCGCACGCGCTGGGTCTGGCCATCCCGCTGGTGGTCTCCATTGCCACCGAGCGGGCCGCCCGGGGTGGGGTTCTGATCAAGGACCGGCTGGCGTTGGAGAGTATGCGCACCGTGGATGCGGTGCTGTTCGACAAGACCGGCACCCTGACCAGGGGCGAACCCACCGTCACCGGTGTCGAACCCGTCGACGAACTCGACTCCGACGCAGTCCTGGCGCTGGCCGCTGCGGCCGAGACCGACAGCGAGCACCCGCTGGCCCGGGCGATCGTCAGAGCCGCTGACGAGCGCGGGGTCTCCGTACCGCGCGCCACCGGGTTCACGTCCTCACCCGCGGTCGGGGTGACGGCGACCGTCGACGGGCACGAGATCCGGGTGGGCGGGCCCCGTCTGCTGAAAGACGTTGGTGCCCATGAGGTCGACGCTGCGGCCCGGTGGCGCGACGACGGCGCCATCGTCCTGCACGTCGTCCGCGACGGCGTGGTCATCGGAGGGTTGCGGTTGGCCGACGAAGTCCGACCGGAATCCCGCGACGCCGTCGACGCGCTGCACGAGCTCGGCATCGAGGTCGTCATGATCACCGGCGACGCCGAAGCCGTCGCCCACGCCGTCGGCGACGAACTCGGCATCGACCGGGTGTTCGCCGGCGTGCGCCCCGAAGACAAGGCGTCGAAAGTGGCGGCGCTGCAACAGGAAGGCAAGAAGGTCGCCATGGTCGGTGACGGTGTCAACGATGCACCCGCGCTGGCGCAGGCCGACGTCGGTATCGCGATCGGCGCGGGCACCGATGTCGCCATCGCCTCTGCGGGCGTCATCCTGGCCAGTTCCGACCCGCGGTCGGTGCTCTCGGTCATCGAGTTGTCGCGCGCCGGATACCGCAAGATGAAACAGAACCTGTGGTGGGGCGCCGGCTACAACCTCCTCGCGGTGCCACTGGCAGCCGGGGTGCTGGCACCCGTCGGATTCGTCCTGCCGATGTCGGTGGGCGCCATCCTGATGTCGCTGTCGACGATCGTCGTTGCACTCAACGCCCAACTGTTGCGCCGGCTGGACCTGAGCCCCGAGTCCAGCGCGCACACGGTTGTGCACCGGTAG
- a CDS encoding MFS transporter has product MNLTASFGSFGWPSRMLMINQFGINLGFYMLMPYLAGYLAGPLGLAAWAIGLVLGVRNFSQQGMFIVGGTLADRLGYKPLIVAGCALRTAGFGLLVFADTLPALLIASAATGFAGALFNPAVRAYLAADSGTRRVEAFALFNVFYQGGILAGPLVGLALMFVDFRMTAAAAAVVFAALTVAQLFALPQRAAESSDQKTSILDDWRVVATNRSFLLFAAAMIGSYVLSFQVYLALPLQARQLFPGSETIVTAMIFVVSGVVAVLGQLRITHWFAQRWGSGRSLVIGMLILAVAFVPLMALPDDSRAGRVAAAGALLIATAILAVGTVAVFPFEMDTVVALAGNRLVGTHYGFYNTIVGIGILGGNLATGALMQVVRDRGAPELLWILLSVVGILSAFALYRLDRRGRLNPAQTVRP; this is encoded by the coding sequence ATGAACCTCACCGCTAGCTTCGGTAGCTTCGGTTGGCCGAGTCGCATGCTGATGATCAACCAGTTCGGCATCAACCTTGGCTTCTATATGTTGATGCCATATCTGGCCGGCTATCTGGCCGGCCCACTCGGTCTAGCTGCCTGGGCCATCGGTCTTGTTCTCGGGGTGCGGAATTTCTCCCAGCAGGGGATGTTCATCGTGGGCGGCACGCTGGCCGACCGCCTCGGTTACAAGCCACTCATCGTCGCCGGATGTGCCCTTCGGACAGCGGGATTCGGGCTGCTAGTGTTCGCGGACACCCTCCCGGCACTACTGATCGCCTCGGCAGCAACGGGTTTCGCCGGCGCATTGTTCAACCCAGCGGTGCGTGCGTATCTGGCCGCCGACTCAGGGACCCGGCGGGTCGAGGCCTTCGCGCTGTTCAACGTGTTCTATCAGGGCGGCATTCTGGCCGGGCCGCTCGTCGGTCTGGCGTTGATGTTCGTCGATTTTCGAATGACTGCTGCCGCCGCGGCAGTGGTGTTCGCGGCTTTGACCGTCGCGCAGTTGTTCGCCCTGCCGCAGCGGGCCGCCGAGTCGTCAGACCAGAAGACATCGATTCTCGACGACTGGCGTGTGGTGGCGACCAACAGATCATTTCTGCTCTTCGCCGCGGCGATGATCGGGTCCTACGTGCTGTCCTTCCAGGTGTATCTCGCGCTGCCGCTGCAGGCGCGCCAGCTCTTTCCCGGCAGCGAGACGATCGTGACGGCGATGATCTTCGTGGTGTCCGGTGTGGTGGCTGTTCTCGGACAGTTGCGCATCACGCACTGGTTTGCCCAGCGGTGGGGGTCCGGCAGATCACTGGTCATCGGGATGTTGATTCTCGCGGTCGCATTTGTGCCGCTGATGGCGCTCCCCGACGACTCGCGGGCCGGACGTGTCGCCGCGGCGGGTGCGCTGCTCATCGCCACGGCCATCTTGGCGGTCGGGACTGTGGCGGTATTCCCCTTCGAGATGGACACCGTGGTCGCGCTGGCGGGCAACCGGCTGGTCGGGACCCATTACGGCTTCTACAACACCATCGTCGGGATCGGCATCCTCGGCGGCAACCTGGCTACCGGCGCGCTGATGCAGGTGGTTCGTGACCGAGGAGCCCCCGAACTGCTGTGGATCCTACTCAGCGTGGTCGGGATCCTGTCCGCCTTCGCGCTGTACCGACTCGACCGTCGGGGCCGGCTGAACCCGGCCCAAACAGTGCGCCCTTGA